In bacterium, one genomic interval encodes:
- a CDS encoding choice-of-anchor Q domain-containing protein, with amino-acid sequence MNRNAWSSFRSFAGIVRRLLPGLAVMLMAGTGQANIINLTHPYTNTTIAAVIANAATVDGDVILVNTNVQTENGIVVSKGVTLMGLGQNTTIVQGATARSNATDRIFNVLAGGGAGIWKSFTLSNMTIRYGYTTNDGAGLQVDYNNSPYWTTTVDRVTFTMNDQHAGIGSGGGAIVQNKWPSILIIRNSSFSSNTTSKAGGAIYLRGMGGMEISGSTFAQNQAASGGGGLYMDYVTSGMTTIKNSTFAYNSTPGSTGGGIYFGGRSAFTGAVYNCTFYSNSATYGGGIFIENDIGTPGTVRLTSCLLASNSAPTAPELYIRSGVPTTISNCLAQGGIGGTGTYTDGGGNQTNVNAKVLPLADNGGPTLTCAIASDSPARDAGSNPLSLAADQRGTGFTRTRGTVTDIGAFEYGASAVTYPGTFIEVYPFNSGAINNTANLLITIVGGETFTGTDCSQITNNVVVTNLPAGLTLSMIRTNNGTAALVALLGNAAQQAQSNTVTNLGFTFLDAAFTLGNASQLGSYSVTNQTVQFYDAVAGGALAYGARTSWRTPPGTMAVSPRRTRSP; translated from the coding sequence ATGAATCGCAACGCATGGTCTTCATTTCGCTCCTTTGCCGGTATCGTCCGCCGGTTGCTTCCCGGGTTGGCGGTTATGCTCATGGCCGGCACCGGGCAGGCCAATATCATCAACCTCACTCATCCCTACACGAACACCACGATTGCCGCGGTGATCGCGAATGCCGCCACCGTGGATGGCGACGTGATCCTCGTCAATACCAACGTCCAGACCGAAAACGGCATCGTGGTCTCCAAAGGGGTGACCCTCATGGGGTTGGGCCAGAACACCACGATCGTGCAGGGCGCCACCGCGCGTTCGAACGCAACCGACCGGATTTTCAATGTCTTGGCAGGCGGCGGCGCAGGCATCTGGAAGTCTTTCACCCTCAGTAACATGACGATCCGTTATGGATACACGACGAACGATGGGGCCGGGCTGCAGGTAGATTACAACAACAGCCCCTACTGGACAACCACGGTGGACCGCGTCACCTTTACCATGAACGACCAGCACGCTGGCATCGGCTCCGGTGGCGGCGCCATTGTCCAGAATAAGTGGCCCAGCATTCTGATCATCCGGAACAGTTCATTCTCCAGCAACACCACATCCAAGGCTGGCGGGGCGATCTACCTGCGTGGCATGGGGGGGATGGAGATCAGCGGAAGTACCTTTGCCCAAAACCAGGCCGCTTCGGGCGGCGGCGGGCTCTACATGGACTATGTTACCTCGGGCATGACGACGATCAAGAACTCTACGTTCGCCTACAATAGCACGCCGGGCAGCACTGGCGGCGGCATCTATTTCGGCGGGCGGAGCGCCTTTACGGGCGCTGTATACAACTGTACGTTCTACTCGAACAGTGCGACGTATGGCGGCGGGATCTTCATCGAAAACGACATTGGAACGCCGGGCACGGTGCGACTAACCAGTTGCCTCCTGGCCTCGAACAGCGCCCCCACGGCTCCGGAACTCTACATCCGCTCGGGCGTCCCGACCACGATTAGCAACTGTTTGGCGCAGGGCGGCATCGGGGGGACAGGCACGTACACCGATGGCGGCGGCAACCAGACGAACGTCAATGCGAAAGTGCTCCCCTTGGCCGACAACGGCGGCCCGACCCTGACCTGTGCCATCGCCTCTGACAGTCCGGCGCGTGACGCAGGCTCCAATCCGCTCAGTCTTGCCGCCGACCAGCGCGGTACCGGTTTTACCCGCACGCGCGGTACGGTCACGGATATCGGCGCCTTCGAATATGGCGCGTCGGCCGTGACCTACCCCGGTACCTTTATAGAAGTCTACCCCTTTAACTCGGGCGCCATCAACAATACGGCCAACCTTCTGATTACCATTGTCGGAGGTGAGACTTTCACCGGCACGGATTGCAGCCAGATCACGAACAACGTGGTCGTCACCAACCTGCCCGCCGGCCTGACTCTTTCCATGATCCGCACCAATAATGGCACCGCCGCTTTGGTCGCACTGCTCGGCAATGCGGCGCAACAGGCGCAAAGCAATACCGTGACGAACCTGGGCTTCACCTTCCTGGATGCCGCCTTCACCCTGGGCAACGCCTCGCAACTCGGCAGCTACAGCGTCACCAACCAGACCGTCCAGTTCTACGACGCGGTGGCCGGCGGTGCCCTGGCGTACGGCGCACGAACTTCCTGGAGGACGCCACCTGGAACGATGGCCGTATCGCCACGGCGAACTCGATCTCCCTGA
- a CDS encoding choice-of-anchor Q domain-containing protein — MANGWVVPANIPAGLTAVVTRVSSTNVSVTLSGRATAHAAANSTNNLGLTFLNAAFFGNNASLIANAAVPNLDVTFLDPATNVQLLYGGTVFAESTNNDGSIATTIGITLTNDLFNGNNGDDFVGKGWVVPANVPAGLTAVVTRVDLTHVNASLAGKAAANSSSDSIGNLTLTFQNNSFYNTAAFAVTNSSRSDLAVQFLNPVLTYIGNGFREFWQNNGAIDNNSPVQVNLAGETFAGSVGANLLGAGVTVANVPSGLTAVVTKKASQTVAITLTGVAPANEAADSITNLTVSFGDAAFAASPASIVANSGPTNLAVTFYSAASNLYVATVANGGSDSNDGSLAHPFATLKKAVSVARANNNDTINVLAGTYTESNIVVNGKTVTIQGAGKTNTIVQGAVAPFSGVNQYIFWMTGSQTMALRDMTIRYGDYTNGTPQGSAIYSTVPGLYVTGCSLVSNNMVSANTVAGGSALSLGGGPAARATVLNCDVIGNTVKAVPGAGSYGGGIAVWQSLVISNGIFSGNVATNGGALYVNPGCPSLSVYDSSFNGNSANIYGGAVMVDRATNTLFQGCSFISNSVINSGGGLEVEASATAYTYLINCTFAGNTAGGGGGFLGHYDSRARIYNCTFVGNTAGTGGGAAMAHCTSWVIDSTIMASNNATTAPDLDQGDGVNLHAVTNCLIGNNSGCATIFPAGLPNAKGCYVGTAGTNLNPLVGVPSDNGGPTWTCALLPGSPAIDHGDNPLGLDWDQRGYKHVRVFKAQCDIGAFEFSLPTSLLFIVQ; from the coding sequence GTGGCTAACGGGTGGGTTGTGCCCGCCAACATCCCCGCCGGTCTGACAGCCGTAGTCACACGCGTCAGCAGCACCAACGTCAGCGTCACCCTTAGCGGACGGGCTACGGCGCATGCCGCGGCGAACAGCACGAACAACCTTGGTCTGACTTTCCTGAACGCGGCGTTCTTTGGCAATAACGCGTCGCTCATCGCCAATGCGGCGGTACCCAACTTGGACGTCACCTTCCTCGACCCTGCCACCAATGTTCAACTGTTGTACGGCGGTACCGTTTTCGCCGAGTCGACGAACAACGACGGCAGTATCGCCACGACGATCGGCATCACGCTGACCAACGATCTATTCAACGGCAACAACGGCGACGACTTTGTGGGCAAAGGCTGGGTCGTGCCCGCCAATGTGCCCGCTGGACTCACCGCCGTGGTGACACGTGTGGACTTGACGCATGTGAATGCCTCCCTGGCCGGCAAGGCTGCGGCGAACAGCAGCAGCGACAGCATTGGCAACCTGACTCTGACCTTTCAGAACAACAGCTTCTACAACACGGCCGCGTTTGCGGTTACAAACTCCAGCCGTTCAGACCTTGCGGTGCAGTTTCTCAACCCGGTGTTGACCTACATCGGCAACGGGTTCCGCGAGTTCTGGCAGAATAACGGCGCCATCGATAACAACTCGCCCGTGCAGGTGAATCTGGCCGGAGAAACGTTTGCCGGGTCTGTCGGTGCGAATCTGCTGGGCGCGGGTGTCACCGTCGCCAATGTGCCATCCGGCTTGACCGCCGTAGTCACCAAGAAGGCGTCCCAAACGGTGGCGATTACGCTCACCGGCGTGGCACCAGCCAACGAAGCCGCCGATAGCATCACCAACCTGACCGTCAGTTTCGGTGACGCCGCTTTCGCGGCAAGTCCGGCATCGATTGTGGCCAACAGCGGCCCCACCAACCTAGCCGTGACGTTCTACAGTGCGGCCAGCAATTTGTATGTGGCGACGGTCGCGAATGGCGGCAGCGACAGCAACGACGGTTCACTGGCGCACCCTTTCGCCACCCTCAAGAAGGCCGTGTCAGTAGCCCGCGCCAACAATAACGACACGATCAATGTGCTGGCGGGGACCTATACCGAGTCCAACATCGTCGTGAATGGCAAGACCGTGACTATTCAGGGCGCCGGCAAGACCAACACGATCGTGCAGGGGGCCGTGGCTCCGTTCTCCGGTGTAAACCAGTACATCTTCTGGATGACCGGTTCCCAGACCATGGCCCTCCGCGATATGACGATCCGCTACGGTGACTACACCAATGGGACTCCTCAGGGGTCGGCAATCTATTCCACGGTGCCGGGTCTGTATGTGACCGGCTGCAGCCTGGTAAGCAACAACATGGTCAGTGCGAACACGGTCGCGGGTGGCAGCGCCCTGAGTCTGGGGGGCGGGCCCGCAGCCCGGGCCACGGTGCTCAATTGCGACGTGATTGGTAACACGGTCAAGGCCGTCCCCGGCGCTGGCAGTTATGGCGGCGGCATCGCCGTCTGGCAATCGCTGGTCATTTCCAACGGCATCTTCTCCGGCAACGTGGCGACCAATGGCGGAGCGCTCTATGTGAATCCAGGTTGCCCAAGTCTGTCGGTTTACGACTCCAGTTTCAACGGCAACAGCGCCAACATTTACGGTGGGGCGGTCATGGTGGATCGGGCCACCAACACACTATTTCAGGGCTGCTCGTTTATCAGCAATTCCGTCATCAACTCAGGCGGCGGTCTCGAAGTGGAGGCCAGCGCAACGGCCTACACCTACCTGATCAACTGCACCTTTGCCGGCAATACGGCAGGCGGGGGCGGCGGATTCCTCGGGCACTACGACTCGCGCGCCCGTATCTACAACTGCACGTTTGTCGGGAACACGGCCGGCACCGGCGGTGGAGCCGCCATGGCGCACTGCACCAGTTGGGTGATCGACAGCACGATTATGGCGAGCAATAACGCAACAACGGCCCCGGATCTGGATCAAGGCGACGGCGTTAATCTGCACGCGGTGACCAACTGCCTGATCGGCAACAACAGCGGTTGCGCCACGATCTTCCCGGCCGGTCTGCCCAATGCCAAGGGCTGTTATGTCGGTACTGCCGGCACGAACCTGAACCCGCTGGTAGGGGTCCCGTCCGACAACGGCGGGCCGACCTGGACCTGCGCCTTGCTGCCGGGAAGTCCGGCGATCGATCATGGCGACAACCCGCTCGGATTGGACTGGGATCAGCGCGGTTACAAACACGTACGCGTGTTCAAGGCCCAATGCGATATCGGCGCCTTCGAATTCTCGCTTCCGACAAGCCTGTTGTTCATCGTGCAGTAG